The nucleotide sequence TGTCTCAGAGGTGAGCTTCGTATGCAGCAAAAGAGGggggcttttagtgttgcagctccagccctctggaatgGGTTACCAGCTGAAATTAGGCATTTCGGTATTTAGGTGactactgaagacatttttgttgaaAGAAGCGTTTCCCCGAGGGGTGACCCGGTCATTTATGGAGCAACTGTGTAGCTGAAAGAAAAATGTCCTGTTGTTCTTAGAACTTGTAAAGATGGATGTATCGTTTTTAGAGTTTTCCAAAATGGCTTTTTGGAACTTGGTGTTTCATTCTGCTTCTCTCCTGCAGTTTTCTGCTGTGAAACGCTCTAtaaatttgttaaataaaatcaTAAGTGGTCCTCAAGAGCATATGTGACGATCAAGGCTAACGTGtatattgtggcataagcttttgtggactgccTTGCCTAAAAGACACCCCATATCAACTCTACTgcccagagcagcagcagtgaccTTACAGATTGAGATTTGAAGGGCATTGACTTGTTgatctcctttcccccccttcatgCCAGCCAGACCCTGTTAGTCGAATATTCCCGAGGCTACCCTCTCTGTATGGAGCAATATTCCCGCATCTTTGCCTCGTGCAGACTTCCAGGCCCTAAACACGATTCCGTCTTGCTGCCTCCACCCGGCCGAAGACCGCCCACCTACATCACGGTAGTCCGCAACTTCCAGGTAACTATCGCtgtaccactatacagtggtaccttgggttacagacgcttcaggttacagacgcttcaggttacagactccgctaacccagaaatagtacctcaggttaagaactttgcttcaggatgagaacagaaatcacgtggcggcagcgggaggctgttcttaacctgaaactgttcttaacctgaagcaccactttagctaatggggcctcccgctgccgctgcacgatttctgttctcatcctgaaataaagttcttaacccgagatactacttccgggttagcagagtctgtaacctgaagcgtctgtaacctgaagcgtctgtaacctgaggtaccactgtttatatTGTTTCCCAGTAAGCTTAAACCTTACTACAAGAGGCTGCTTTTTATGCCTCCTGCAGTTCTTCCAACTTGAAGTGTACAACAGCGACGGGACGCCTCTCACCGTCGACCAGCTACACTGGCAGCTCCAGCGAATCCGTGCGCAGTCTTGGAAGACCGATAAGGAGCCCCTGGGAGTGCTGACTAGTGACCACCGACACACGTGGGGACAGGCCTACACCACTCTCATGAGAGGTatctttgtgtgtgcatgctgtaGGGAGACTGGGTCAgctatagaattattattattattattattattattattattattattattattattaacaccctgcccatctggctggtttcctcagccactctgggcggctcccaacagaatattaaaaacacaataaaacatgaaacattaaaaactttcctaaacaggactgccttcaggtgtcttctaaaagtcagatagctgtttatttccttgacatctgatgggagggcgttccacagggcaggcgccactactgagaaggccctctgcctggttccctgtaaactcacttctcgcagtgagggaactgccagaaggccctctgcgctggacctcagtgtctgggctgaacgatgggggtggagacgcaccttcaggtatactgggccaaggctgcttagggtcagcaccaacactttgaattgtgctcgaaaacgtactgggacccaatgtaggtctttcaggaccagtgttgtaTGGTCTTGGTGGCTACTGCccgtcaccagtccagctgctgcattctgtattagttgtagcttctgggtcaccttcaaaggtagccccacgtagagcgcattgcagtagtccaagcgggaaataatcagagtatgcaccactctggtgagacagtgtgcagacagatagggtctcagcctgcgtaccagatgaagaagaagagtttggatttgatatcccgctttatcactacccgaaggagtctcaaagtggctaacattctcctttcccttcctcccccacaacaaacactctgtgaggtgagtggggctgagagacttcaaagaagtgtgactggcccaaggcagctgcatgtggaggagcggagacgtgaacccggttcaccagattacgagtctaccgctcttaaccactacaccacactggctccagatggagctggtagacagctgccctggacacagaattgacctgcacctccatggacagctgtgagtccaaaatgactcccaggctgcgcacgtGGTCTTTtatcacagttgccccattcaggaccagggagtcactCACAGCGTGCTCTTAATCCAGTTTTCCAACACCTCCCCAGTGTTAGCGCTTAACTATGGAGGCTAAGAAAGTTAGCCCGGGGTCAAGCATTAATGTCTACACCAGGCCAGGATAGAGAGCGCTCTCTGGTGGGCAGCTTCTTCAAAACAACGCATTGGTCAGCTTGTGAGCGCAACGCTCCTTCTCTGCTGCACTGCAGCACTGGCATAACCTTCGTGTTTcgctttcctctccctccttgccACCAGACAAGCTGAACCGGGAATCGGCCCGGGCCATTCAGCGCAGCCTCTTCACCGTCTGCTTGGACGCTCCCGTCCTGAAAGTCTCGGATGCGCTAGCGAGCAGCCGCCTGGCAGCACAGATGCTACATGGCGGAGGCAGCTACTCAAATAGCGGCAATCGCTGGTTCGACAAGACTCTGCAGGTGAGGATGACTTCAGGGTAAAGGGGGGGGATACTCCTTTTTGAAAGCCTGGAGGAGGCACCGCCACTGTGGTCAGACTAGAGGTGTTTGGAAACTggggctctctctctccctctctctcccttgccACCCCCATGTCTTGGTTCAGGTAGGGAAGGGCTCACAAGACAGAGCATCTATAGGGCGCCACATAAAAGGGTAGCATTATTTTTGTCGTGCTGTTattggagagggagggaagcaacTAAGGCTCCTTCTGCACTGTACATTAAAAGCAGTATCATCCCAGTCgtggattcccccaaagaatcttggaaatgGCATacccaatatttctccaatgaaaataaatgtaaagggacccctgaccattaggtccagtcatgaccgactctggggcagtggcgtagcgtgggttgtcagcacccggggcaaggcaagtaacccatggatttgcgcccccaacccgtggatttgcgccccctaacctgtggatttgccctaaccccagatgttgcgcccggtgcggccggccccccctgcaccccccacgctacgccactgctctggggttgcggcgctcatctcgctttattggccgagggagccggcgtacagcttccgggtcatgtggccagcatgactaagctgcttctggcgaaccagagcagtgcacggaaacacagtttaccttcccgccggagtggtacctatttatctacttgcactttgacgtgcctttgaactgctaggttggcaggaccagggaccaagcaatgggagctcaccccatcgcagggattcgaaccgccaaccttctgatcggcaacccacagcgccactccaatgaaaatagggacgtcctattccattattattattattattattattattattattattattaccctgcccatctgactgggttgccctcctGTATGCGCTTGGCTCACTCCTGCAAAATACCTGAAACTGTGAAGACACCCTAAGCAAAGGCTCTACTTAAATAAATGCAGAAGCAAGCAGGAAAGAATTGGATCGTTGCTTTTGTGGTTCTTATGGGGAAACATAGCCAGTCAGATGCATGGCCAGAGCGGTTTGGTATGAGGAAACCCAAACCTTTTTAAAGGTGTACTACACTGTTTTCGCTTGGTGTCAccacacttatttatttaatgcttttCTGTCCTtccattagggacgtgggtggcgctgtgggttaaaccacagagcctaggacttgccgatcagaaggtcggcggttcagatccctgcgacggggtgagctcctgttgctcggtccctgctcctgccaacctagcagttcgaaagcacgtcaaagtgcaagtagataaataggtaccactctggcgggaaggtaaacggtgtttccgtgctctgctctggtttgccagaagcggctttgtcatgctggccacatgatccggaagctgtacgccggctccctcggccaataaagcgagatgagcgccgcaaccccagactggacttaactgttagggatcctttacctttttttatcccAGGGGTGGAGGAACTTTTTCAGCCCTTTTAGGAAACCTTATCTGGACTGTGTACCAGGGGTGGGCAAGGCCAGGATCCAAAATAGGTGTTGACAATGTAGATAATAAAATTTGCCCGTTGTGACTCATTGCAAAGGAGAAGAAACCTCTGGCCTTGCAGATTTTGTTGGACCCTGACTTTCATCAACCCCAAgcagcaaggccagtggtcagggatgatgggaattgtagtccggaaACATCCCAAGGGGGAAGAGGTTCCTTGCCTCTGTTTCAAGATGGAAGCTCTCGTAAGTCCTTTCTGTCTATcacaccctctctctctttgtcttttcTTTCCACATGTTTGCCTTCTCTTGCTCGCCACCCCATTCTCCCAGTTTATTGTGGGAGAAGATGGCTCCTGTGGGGTGCTTTATGAACAAGCCGTTGCTGAAGGACCACCAATCGCCACCATCATAGACCACGTCCTTGACTACTGGTAATGCCCTCACCAGGAGCGCGGAAGGGATGTGGGGCTCGTCAGATTCAGGTCCAGGAGAAGGCTTTGTGCAATGGCGATGCTGAGGAAGAGACAAgcatatttctgttttaaaagatTGTTCTAAGGATGTTAGGTGCTCAAGCTCTCTTAAAAATTACTGTGAGGAAGTTTAGGAGCCTTAATATATAgcagtctttgtccatggagttttcttggcagggatactggagtggcttgccggttcctgctccaggtggatcacgtttggtcaaaactctccactatgacctgtccatcttgggtgccctgcttggcatagttcatagcttctctgagtttttcaagcccctttgccacgacaaggcagtgatccatgaagggggatcACTGCCTATATagcaggaagacaggagtgcctggcgtgctcttgtccatggggtcacgaagagtcggacacaactaaacaacaacaaaacaatatataGCAGGAGTAGGGAGGTGCACTGCTAGAGATGTAAAGGTCTGGAAGTAAAAACAGAAAAACTGGGGGAGATTGTTTAAGGGTCCTCAGAGGGCAGCTCTTGAGTTTCatatgaaaatgaataaatattgcaTGCCCAGCACTGGTTCCTCTTTTGTCGAAAGCTGCCCTGTGCAAGGGGAGGACTTCCTGTGTTCTTCAACACTGGGAGGCAGACGAAAGATGGGAGTTGGAACTTCCTGTTTTGAGAAAGccttttttaatctattttttttgTCCATTATGCAATGATCTGAGGAACTCACAGTCCTGGCTACATTTGAACATATTTCATATAGACATCAGTTTTGTGTGGATACCAGTCTGGATATTTGGAAGGTTTATAGTACCTTATATactgaatttacgatgttatTGACGGTGGTTGTATTCATAATGTGAACTGAACTTCACATTATGAATATCCGGAGTGTGTCTCCCTTGCCATAGGGAGACAAACAATTGTGGGTCTTTAACCCATcactttctttttaatgcattttttcctctctctctctctctctctctctctcctccccaattGCCAGCAAAGATCCTGTCCCAGTCCGCGCCCCACTGATACCTCTGCAGTTACCCAAAAAACTCTACTTCTGTTTCACTCCAGAAATCAAACGCGACATCGAACACGCCAAACAGAACCTGgacatgtgagtgtgtgtgtgtgtttgagagtgGTGTCACAATCAGAGTGGAAtttgggcaggaggaggagaaccacagCCAAATTGGAGACAATGGTGTGGTCTCGTTCTTGAGCGTTTCCCAGTGTGAAAACCAGGTCCATCTTGCTCCTTGTGCTGGGTTTTCATTCAGAGCTCCCTGCCACAGCTCAGGGAAGAAGATCACAGTGATTCTTGTTTCTCCCCATTAAGCCTTGTCTCTTAGCTTCCGAGTCGCAGAGACCTGGCTGTCGCAAGGAGAGCAGAGTGTTCTTCTGTACCAAACAGATGTTTTTTAGGGACAGTTGAGATGAGGTTAAGCCGGAGCGAGGGAAGCTGGCGCTGTACAATGTGTCCTCTGTTTCCTGTCCGCCACCTCCATTTGCATATGAAAGGCAGCACATGGAAAGCTGCAACTTACCAGAGATGAGCAACAGAGGCCTCttgggaacacaggaagcagccCTCTTCCACGAGAACAGAAGAATCCacggctggattaggccaaaggcctatctagtctgcCATCCTGTTTTGAAAGGCTCCAAacaaatgcccatgggaagctcacaGGCAGGAGCTGGgcgcaacagtgctctccccagtATTCAGAAGGTGGTTTATCATAGCctaggtatagggcagtatataaattaaattaaaaaaataataataatatcatggctataataataatttactatttaacatctggctgagtttccccagccactctgggcggcttccaatcgagtgttaaaagcaatacagcattaaatattaaatacttccctgaacagggctgccttcagatgtcttttaaagataagatagctgcttatttccttcacatctgaagggagggtgtttcacagggtgggcgccactaccaagaaggccctctgtctggttccctgtaacctcacttctcgcaatgagggagatagccttaccctccatgaatttgtctgatcctctttccaAGCCGTCCAAGTTGGCCATCGCTGCCTTTTGTGGGAGCCATTGTTgaaccatgtgctgtgtgaaaaaagtatttcctttccccccccccccgtcctgaaTCGTCCCACAtgtcccattgctcagtccctgctcctgcccacctagcagttcgaaagcacgacaaagtgcaagtagataaataggtaccaatccagcgggaaggtaaacggtgtttccgtgtgctgctctggtttgccagaagcggcttagtcatgctggccacatgacccggaagctgtacgccggctccctcggccaataaagtgagatgagcgccgcaactccagagtcggccacgactggacctaatggtcaggggtccctttacctttacctttaccagaaaCCCTGTCAGTTCTGGGCACAGAAACAGCACAACTGACGCAGAATACTAGCGGCAGAACTTTGCACTGGGTGAAGATTCTTCCATGCTGCACTGTGGCATTTAAGCTGGCCTTGGAAGATGGTAGGATAAGGTACATAGTTTCTGGCATAGCAAGGGGTGGGGTGtggtcaggcaggcaggcaggctgtaaGCTGCAGCTGAGGGTTGTTGTCTAATcagtctgcctcccttttctcttttatcacagTCTCATCACCGACCTCGACATCAGCTGTTTCACTTACTGCGGGTTTGGCAAGGAGCTTCTCAAACGCCTTAGGCTGAGCCCAGACTCTGTCCTGCAGGTGGCACTGCAGCTAGCCTATTacaggtgaggtgactgccttgacaggtaaaggtaaagggaaccttgaccattaggtccagtcgtgaccgactctggggttgcggcgctcatctcgctttattggccgagggagccggcgtacagcttccgggtcatgtggccagcatgactaagccgcttctggccaaccagagcagcgcacggaaacgccatttaccttcccgccggagcggtacctatttatctacttgcactttgaggtgctttcgaactggtaggttggcaggagcagggcaggagcaacaggagctcacctgtcacggggattcgaaccgccgaccttctgatcggcaagtcctaggctctgtggtttaacccacagcgccacccgtgtcccttgacaggtagaattatagaattgtagagctggaaagggacccttgaggttcatctagtccctACTAGCTGTCTCAAACAGGGATTGATCCTGCAATCTTGGCATGATCAGCACCACGCTCAGACCGACATGAGCTATCCAGGAGTGAAGCCGGCTTTAGGGAATGTTAAATGGAAGGTGCTGTCCTGTTTTTTTCCAGGAAGAGGTGCAAGTTGGCATCAGACCAGTTAAGGCTAAACGGAAGAATGTGCTtttgtgtaccgtatttttcgctccataaggcgcacctagtttttagagggggaaatcaagaaggaaaaaaaatgaagcctgtccgcttctcccagagcttctcagGGCTGCCAGGGAAGGCCGGGAAGCctgggtcccgtcccccccagccCAAAGAGCAAAGAGGCCAAGAgagcgagcaggatggatcccgctcgctgtctcgGCTTCCTTAGCcatgcacagcctctcccggcagaagccccacctcctgcaaaagcccacaggagccacgcaccctttaaggagcgtgcggctccttcgggcttttctatgaggaggaagaagggactgactggccgtgacagtcccttctccctcctggggaaaagcccgccaGAGCCTCGCGgggcttgtgtgtggctcttcagggcttttcctgcctgcctgcctcccccccccccccccgcattcgctccataagatgcacacacatttccccttaatttttaggaggggaaaagtgcgtctcttggagcgaaaaatacggtatgtggaaTTGCTCATCCGAGGAAGGGCGGGCTGTGTGCATTGCGCAGaagggctgtgtgtgtttgtgtctttgTGCCTGACTGCTGTGCCTTCCTTAGGGCACATGGGGAGCTGTGCGCAACTGCCGAGTCGGCCTCTCTCCGTCGCTTCCACCGCGGCCGGACGGAGACCATTCGCTCCACTACCTCTGCCGCGCTGGCCTTTGTCCGAGCTATGGCTGACGACGACTGTCAGGTATCCAGCCCCTGCTTCCTAAGGAGGCTTGAAAGGACAAGAGTGGACCGCACTAACTTTGGATATGATGAACTGTGGCTAGAGTGTTGAACCAGgacctgggcatagctgtcaacttttcccatttcttttGAGGGATCCAATtcgaataagggaatttcccttaaaaaaaggtaaacgttgacagctatggacctgggagactaggccACACTATCACTGTGCATTTCAAGCCCTATTATATAACACATCATCAATGGTCATGGCTTCCGGCCCTCTCAGAGAGAGAAccaatgggaagtgtagtttgctaaaggtgctgagagttcttaggagacccctcttcccctcacagagctacaattcccagagttccctgcaaaGAGAGATGGATTGTCAGGTGATTCCACTGCCTTGAATTTGGGGAGTGGGTGTGGCTTGgaaagagggcattctctgtggcagaccCT is from Podarcis muralis chromosome 2, rPodMur119.hap1.1, whole genome shotgun sequence and encodes:
- the LOC114590978 gene encoding carnitine O-acetyltransferase-like isoform X1 — encoded protein: MGRWRLMWRAWGRTKPPGLRSATLHCRHASSFPLPRQPLPSLAETTARYLRSLEPLVSPEELEQTQQLLAEFGVPGGEGERLQARLQRRADRMENWITDWWVQSAYLESRLPLAVHSSPAVVLPKQDFNDWKGQLRFAAKLIAGVLDFKAKIDHQTLLVEYSRGYPLCMEQYSRIFASCRLPGPKHDSVLLPPPGRRPPTYITVVRNFQFFQLEVYNSDGTPLTVDQLHWQLQRIRAQSWKTDKEPLGVLTSDHRHTWGQAYTTLMRDKLNRESARAIQRSLFTVCLDAPVLKVSDALASSRLAAQMLHGGGSYSNSGNRWFDKTLQFIVGEDGSCGVLYEQAVAEGPPIATIIDHVLDYCKDPVPVRAPLIPLQLPKKLYFCFTPEIKRDIEHAKQNLDILITDLDISCFTYCGFGKELLKRLRLSPDSVLQVALQLAYYRAHGELCATAESASLRRFHRGRTETIRSTTSAALAFVRAMADDDCQAPERLSLLKKAVKVHSTLTEQALAGQGIDRHLLGMKLEAIADGFRVPELFMDTSYAVASHWKLSTGQVAARTDCVMCYGPLVPDGYAVCYNPLPTHVNFAVTAFNCCQETNAEHLAGSIQKALDDVGALLGNWGVGSDQRQP
- the LOC114590978 gene encoding carnitine O-acetyltransferase-like isoform X2 — protein: MGRWRLMWRAWGRTKPPGLRSATLHCRHASSFPLPRQPLPSLAETTARYLRSLEPLVSPEELEQTQQLLAEFGVPGGEGERLQARLQRRADRMENWITDWWVQSAYLESRLPLAVHSSPAVVLPKQDFNDWKGQLRFAAKLIAGVLDFKAKIDHQTLLVEYSRGYPLCMEQYSRIFASCRLPGPKHDSVLLPPPGRRPPTYITVVRNFQFFQLEVYNSDGTPLTVDQLHWQLQRIRAQSWKTDKEPLGVLTSDHRHTWGQAYTTLMRDKLNRESARAIQRSLFTVCLDAPVLKVSDALASSRLAAQMLHGGGSYSNSGNRWFDKTLQFIVGEDGSCGVLYEQAVAEGPPIATIIDHVLDYCKDPVPVRAPLIPLQLPKKLYFCFTPEIKRDIEHAKQNLDILITDLDISCFTYCGFGKELLKRLRLSPDSVLQVALQLAYYRAHGELCATAESASLRRFHRGRTETIRSTTSAALAFVRAMADDDCQAPERLSLLKKAVKVHSTLTEQVAARTDCVMCYGPLVPDGYAVCYNPLPTHVNFAVTAFNCCQETNAEHLAGSIQKALDDVGALLGNWGVGSDQRQP